In Leptospira sp. WS58.C1, a single genomic region encodes these proteins:
- a CDS encoding type II toxin-antitoxin system MqsR family toxin: MSEIEKNFQAPYFELNQIKEVLSKWEEYFRITNRALIDASSLFDLDIDKIKEVILSLEDSEFQFGHLTEKTKGKNGLAFDVYRKKIQGAHFDAYIKLSLDDRGFAVIAQIISFHEYK; encoded by the coding sequence GTGAGTGAAATTGAAAAGAATTTTCAAGCACCGTACTTTGAACTAAATCAAATTAAAGAAGTTCTTTCTAAGTGGGAAGAGTATTTCAGAATCACGAATAGAGCCTTAATCGATGCGTCTAGTTTGTTTGATTTGGACATAGATAAAATCAAGGAAGTTATTCTATCACTTGAAGATAGCGAATTTCAATTTGGACATTTGACTGAGAAGACAAAAGGAAAAAACGGATTGGCTTTCGACGTATATAGAAAGAAAATTCAGGGCGCGCACTTTGACGCGTATATTAAATTAAGCTTGGATGACCGGGGATTTGCAGTAATCGCACAGATCATTTCCTTTCATGAGTATAAGTGA